From Oculatellaceae cyanobacterium:
AACGCGGATCAATCTCCGGTTGTCCTTCAGCAGGTTGTAAATCCAATCCAATATAAATACCTGGTTCTACAGTAATTACATTACCAGGTTGTAAGGTGTACCAAGTTTCTTCCCCATGTTTGTATACACCTGCATCATGGACATCTAAACCTAACCAATGTCCTGTACCGTGCATAAAGAATGCTCTATGTTTTTCCTCTTCGATTAACTTGTCTATTTCACCAGCAAGAAGTCCTAAATTAACTAAACCTTCAGTAATTACCCGCACAGCAATTGAGTGAACATCCTTATAAGTATTACCAGGTTTAACTTGTGCGATCGCACTAAGCTGTGCTGCTAAAACAAGCTCATAAATCGCTTTTTGTTCTGGTGTAAATTTACCACCTACAGGAAAGGTGCGAGTAATATCGGCGTTGTAATAATCATAAGCACAACCAGCATCAATCAGTAGTAAATCCTGATCTTTTACCTGACAATTGTTTTCAATGTAGTGCAGTATGCAAGCATTCGCACCAGATGCCACAATTGAAGGATACGCTGGCCCCATTGCCCCCCGCAAGCGGAAAATATGTTCTAATTCTGCTTGAATTTCATACTCATAACGTCCTGGTTGGGTAAATTCTCGTGCATGATTGTGTGCTTCTACTGAAATAGCCGCAGCTTTACGCATTAAATCTAACTCGGCATTTGTTTTTACCTGCCGCATTGGGTGGAGAATTAATGATGTATCTGCGATCGCAATTGGGCCTGTCCCACGCTTAGGATAACCTGCCAGCAAGCTTTGCCAGTGTTTGATGATCGTATCGTTGAAAGTGCGATCGCGTCCTATATGGTAGTAAATCTGATCTGCCTTTTCTAAATACTCAGGTAACTTTTCATCTAGTTCCGTAATCGGATAAGCTTCATCTGCACCAAAAAATTCCTTTGCACCTTCCACACCAACCCGATAACCAGTCCAGATTTCTTTTTCCCGTTCCTTGGGTTGGACAAATAAAATAAATTTGTGTTCTTTATGGTGAGGCGCTAAAACTGCTACTGCTTGCGCTTCATTAAAACCCGTCAAGTAAAAGAAATCACTATCTTGGCGAAAATTATACTCAACATCATTGTGCATCACAGCTACAGGCGCACTGCGGAATATCGCAGTTCCGTTGCCAATTTTAGCCATCAACTGTTCACGACGCTGGCGGTATTCTGTTTGCATAGCTACTAAATTTTTATTTTGAACTGTCAATTTTGAATAATGAGCCTAAATAATTCAGCTAACTCCAGCTTATTAATTTATTAATATTACTGTTAAGTAGATAACTTACAGCACTTTGCATCTCAATGTAGTACACCCCTGTCAAACAATCCAGCAACTTCGGAGAGTAGGAAAGGGCAGTGCAGGTGAGGTATTTATATGCTCCTCCTCCTCTCTCCTCCCCCTCAGCAAGGGCAACGCGGGTGGGGTATTTTTTTACTTGTTGACTAAGCTGCAATCTGCTGTAAGTTGATTTTTACCCACCTACTTACTAAAATTTGTAACTTAAAACTCGAATCACTGTGCCATTCTTAGGTAAATCAGTTGGCTTAATTGCGAGCTTGTCACTATTAACCTGACGGACTGAAGTTTTATCCCTCAACTGCAAGAAATTATCTACCGAAGCAAGATCGCAACCATTGGCATTAGCCGCTTTTGTCAGGTATTGAGTAGGAATTACTACTTTAGGATTGAGTGAGGTAATTGTCTGATTTGCCTCTTGAGGATTATAAACTTTAATACCTCCTCCAACTGGAATCAGCAGTAAATCTGGGCTACCCATCAAAATTTTCTGCTCATCATTAATTGGTGCGGCGGCTCCTCCCAAGTGTAAAATATTAATTCCTGCTTGTTGCCAGCGCCATGCTACATTGGTGCCAAACTGCCTACCACCAGTGCGATCGTGGTCAATCCCAATACCTTGAATTTGTATGCCCTCAAACTCATAGGCTCCAGGTTCATATATAATCTTGGGATTTCCAGGTAAATCTTTTACAGATCCTTCATCTAATAGCAAACTGCTAATTAGTACCAAATCAGCAGCTACTTTAGCTGAACGATATTTAGCCGTACACCCCAATTTCTCAAAAGGATTTACTAAAACTCGCTTACCATTGCTAGTAAACAAAAAGCAGCTATGCCCTAGCCATTGGACTGTAAGAAAATTATTTGTCTGCGCTTGATAAGTCTGTAATCCAGAAACCAAGCCTGTCCCTACTACTGTCAGCAAACTTGCCCCAGCATAGCGGATCAACTGTCGCCGTTTCATCATCAGTTGTAAGTTGTTAAAGCAATTAGTAACTAGCAATTAGCCATTAGCTTGAGCAATCTGTAATCTACCATTTAATGTGATAATTACAATCAATTGAGGCGCTCTTGCTAATAATTAACAGCTAAGAGCTTATTGCTGGAACTGGGAGTGATTCCAAAAA
This genomic window contains:
- a CDS encoding aminopeptidase P N-terminal domain-containing protein: MQTEYRQRREQLMAKIGNGTAIFRSAPVAVMHNDVEYNFRQDSDFFYLTGFNEAQAVAVLAPHHKEHKFILFVQPKEREKEIWTGYRVGVEGAKEFFGADEAYPITELDEKLPEYLEKADQIYYHIGRDRTFNDTIIKHWQSLLAGYPKRGTGPIAIADTSLILHPMRQVKTNAELDLMRKAAAISVEAHNHAREFTQPGRYEYEIQAELEHIFRLRGAMGPAYPSIVASGANACILHYIENNCQVKDQDLLLIDAGCAYDYYNADITRTFPVGGKFTPEQKAIYELVLAAQLSAIAQVKPGNTYKDVHSIAVRVITEGLVNLGLLAGEIDKLIEEEKHRAFFMHGTGHWLGLDVHDAGVYKHGEETWYTLQPGNVITVEPGIYIGLDLQPAEGQPEIDPRWRGIGIRIEDDVLVTAEGNEVLTAAVPKSVQEMEH
- a CDS encoding MBL fold metallo-hydrolase — encoded protein: MMKRRQLIRYAGASLLTVVGTGLVSGLQTYQAQTNNFLTVQWLGHSCFLFTSNGKRVLVNPFEKLGCTAKYRSAKVAADLVLISSLLLDEGSVKDLPGNPKIIYEPGAYEFEGIQIQGIGIDHDRTGGRQFGTNVAWRWQQAGINILHLGGAAAPINDEQKILMGSPDLLLIPVGGGIKVYNPQEANQTITSLNPKVVIPTQYLTKAANANGCDLASVDNFLQLRDKTSVRQVNSDKLAIKPTDLPKNGTVIRVLSYKF